The Streptococcaceae bacterium ESL0687 genome has a segment encoding these proteins:
- a CDS encoding 16S rRNA (uracil(1498)-N(3))-methyltransferase, translating to MQQYHIKSQAPALGEVFEIEDADTLGHMFRVMRLVEGDQIQLVFEGRKLALAKVVEDQKFEITEFLEKSVELPVDVTVAMGYPKGDKLDFLAQKGTELGMHGLWAFPADWSVAKLDGKKIGKRAMRLEKIAQGASEQSKRLLVPEIRLFESKGDFLNKLADFDLILVAYEESAKEGEKAGFVKALESLTPGQKVLIIFGPEGGISPKEIDRFLEAGAKIVGLGPRIMRAETAPLYALSSISLYLELLNNN from the coding sequence AAGTTTTTGAAATTGAGGATGCAGATACTCTGGGCCACATGTTTAGGGTCATGCGTCTGGTTGAAGGAGACCAAATTCAGCTAGTCTTTGAGGGTCGCAAGTTAGCTTTAGCCAAGGTTGTCGAAGACCAAAAATTTGAGATTACCGAATTCCTGGAAAAATCAGTTGAACTGCCAGTTGATGTGACAGTTGCCATGGGCTATCCAAAAGGAGACAAGCTTGATTTTCTAGCCCAAAAGGGAACTGAACTTGGCATGCACGGCCTCTGGGCCTTTCCGGCTGACTGGTCGGTGGCCAAACTAGACGGCAAGAAGATTGGCAAGAGGGCCATGCGTCTGGAAAAGATTGCCCAGGGGGCCAGCGAGCAAAGCAAACGCCTGCTTGTTCCTGAAATCCGGCTCTTTGAAAGCAAGGGGGACTTCCTAAATAAACTAGCTGACTTTGACCTGATTTTGGTGGCCTATGAGGAATCAGCCAAGGAGGGTGAAAAGGCAGGATTTGTTAAGGCCCTGGAAAGTCTAACTCCAGGACAGAAGGTGTTAATCATCTTTGGTCCTGAAGGGGGCATTTCTCCCAAGGAAATCGACCGTTTTCTAGAAGCTGGTGCAAAAATAGTGGGTCTTGGTCCAAGAATTATGAGAGCTGAGACAGCACCCCTTTATGCCCTAAGTTCCATTAGTTTAT